Proteins from a genomic interval of Antedon mediterranea chromosome 5, ecAntMedi1.1, whole genome shotgun sequence:
- the LOC140048625 gene encoding coagulation factor IX-like isoform X1, giving the protein MSITSITVLLLVASFARASSRGSSTHTDFDKYENAGEIKMSLRRCSQRNLGCSHGCALTSKGSVCVCPYGFSLSFDRRTCLEVSKTCLVPTESFVLGSEGSDHSKEKQKRRCRNKKRCRTTTARPTLSPTTQPLPVTMHNDEPQSGISTNTPSQSYECGRPVFDQVEKILMKNKQWTPALDTIQKSSPNLQAANGHLAIKGSSPWIVQLWHTKFVQMICAGVLLNRHWVLTAAHCIHTTNGTKQTLRVQLGDHDLELPEVGQRTYNIREVIVHENFNNDTFDNDIVLLKIEGSIDYSNFIIPCCLPELNEHELELFNSGEFGKVVGWGKLSQNGPYPRYLNEIQLPIVSQKICRESTSYPVTDNMFCAGNGRAKGPDACTGDSGAPLTINDGSAAYLIGIVSWGEGCGNEGKYGFYTRISNYYSWLEQHMGPL; this is encoded by the exons ATAAATATGAAAACGCTGGTGAAATTAAGATGTCATTAAGAAGATGTTCACAGAGAAATCTAGGTTGTTCACACGGCTGTGCGCTGACGTCAAAAGGGTCAGTCTGTGTCTGTCCATACGGGTTCTCACTGAGTTTCGATAGAAGGACTTGCCTAG AAGTAAGCAAGACCTGTTTAGTGCCAACTGAAAGTTTTGTGCTTGGTTCTGAAGGCTCAGATCATagcaaagaaaaacaaaagaggCGATGCCGAAACAAAAAGAGGTGTAGAACTACAACAGCAAGGCCAACACTATCACCAACAACGCAACCATTACCAGTAACCATGCATAATGATGAACCTCAATCAGGGATATCTACAAACACTCCATCTCAGTCATATG AATGTGGAAGACCAGTTTTCGATCAAGTAGAAAAAATtctaatgaaaaataaacaatggaCGCCAGCCCTAGACACCATACAGAAAAGTTCACCTAATTTACAAGCAGCCAATGGTCATCTGGCAATTAAGGGGTCATCGCCATGGATTGTTCAACTTTGGCACACTAAATTTGTACAAATGATATGTGCAGGGGTACTATTGAATCGTCACTGGGTACTAACCGCAGCTCATTGCATCCACACAACAAACGGAACCAAGCAGACATTGCGAGTACAACTGGGAGATCATGACTTGGAATTACCAGAGGTTGGTCAAAGAACGTACAATATCCGAGAGGTCATAGTTCATGAAAACTTCAATAATGACACTTTCGATAATGATATTGTACTTTTAAAGATAGAGGGCAGTATTGACTATTCAAATTTCATCATCCCTTGCTGTTTGCCAGAATTAAACGAACATGAACTAGAATTATTTAATTCTGGAGAATTTGGAAAGGTTGTCGGATGGGGAAAACTTTCGCAAAACGGACCGTACCCACGATATTTAAATGAGATTCAATTGCCAATTGTATCACAAAAAATATGTAGGGAATCAACCTCGTATCCTGTAACAGATAATATGTTTTGTGCTGGAAATGGTCGGGCTAAAGGACCAGATGCGTGTACAGGGGACAGTGGCGCCCCCTTAACTATAAATGACGGAAGTGCAGCATATCTTATAGGGATTGTAAGCTGGGGAGAAGGGTGCGGTAATGAGGGCAAATATGGGTTCTATACCAGAATAAGTAACTACTACAGTTGGTTGGAGCAACATATGGGACCCTTATAG
- the LOC140048625 gene encoding coagulation factor IX-like isoform X2, with the protein MSVDRRTCLEVSKTCLVPTESFVLGSEGSDHSKEKQKRRCRNKKRCRTTTARPTLSPTTQPLPVTMHNDEPQSGISTNTPSQSYECGRPVFDQVEKILMKNKQWTPALDTIQKSSPNLQAANGHLAIKGSSPWIVQLWHTKFVQMICAGVLLNRHWVLTAAHCIHTTNGTKQTLRVQLGDHDLELPEVGQRTYNIREVIVHENFNNDTFDNDIVLLKIEGSIDYSNFIIPCCLPELNEHELELFNSGEFGKVVGWGKLSQNGPYPRYLNEIQLPIVSQKICRESTSYPVTDNMFCAGNGRAKGPDACTGDSGAPLTINDGSAAYLIGIVSWGEGCGNEGKYGFYTRISNYYSWLEQHMGPL; encoded by the exons ATGAGTGTCGATAGAAGGACTTGCCTAG AAGTAAGCAAGACCTGTTTAGTGCCAACTGAAAGTTTTGTGCTTGGTTCTGAAGGCTCAGATCATagcaaagaaaaacaaaagaggCGATGCCGAAACAAAAAGAGGTGTAGAACTACAACAGCAAGGCCAACACTATCACCAACAACGCAACCATTACCAGTAACCATGCATAATGATGAACCTCAATCAGGGATATCTACAAACACTCCATCTCAGTCATATG AATGTGGAAGACCAGTTTTCGATCAAGTAGAAAAAATtctaatgaaaaataaacaatggaCGCCAGCCCTAGACACCATACAGAAAAGTTCACCTAATTTACAAGCAGCCAATGGTCATCTGGCAATTAAGGGGTCATCGCCATGGATTGTTCAACTTTGGCACACTAAATTTGTACAAATGATATGTGCAGGGGTACTATTGAATCGTCACTGGGTACTAACCGCAGCTCATTGCATCCACACAACAAACGGAACCAAGCAGACATTGCGAGTACAACTGGGAGATCATGACTTGGAATTACCAGAGGTTGGTCAAAGAACGTACAATATCCGAGAGGTCATAGTTCATGAAAACTTCAATAATGACACTTTCGATAATGATATTGTACTTTTAAAGATAGAGGGCAGTATTGACTATTCAAATTTCATCATCCCTTGCTGTTTGCCAGAATTAAACGAACATGAACTAGAATTATTTAATTCTGGAGAATTTGGAAAGGTTGTCGGATGGGGAAAACTTTCGCAAAACGGACCGTACCCACGATATTTAAATGAGATTCAATTGCCAATTGTATCACAAAAAATATGTAGGGAATCAACCTCGTATCCTGTAACAGATAATATGTTTTGTGCTGGAAATGGTCGGGCTAAAGGACCAGATGCGTGTACAGGGGACAGTGGCGCCCCCTTAACTATAAATGACGGAAGTGCAGCATATCTTATAGGGATTGTAAGCTGGGGAGAAGGGTGCGGTAATGAGGGCAAATATGGGTTCTATACCAGAATAAGTAACTACTACAGTTGGTTGGAGCAACATATGGGACCCTTATAG
- the LOC140048626 gene encoding uncharacterized protein isoform X2, which translates to MMRLQIRLLFLYLLVVIHIDISYCCCSGGGRQTEWPELVGETGDVARSQILNDYPNLKVYIIPADSAVTADFVTNRVRIFVDQENIVTRPPRIG; encoded by the exons ATGATGAGGTTACAGATACGCCTTTTGTTTTTGTACTTACTTGTTGTGATACATATAGACATATCTTACTGTTGTTGTAGTGGAGGAGGTCGGCAAACAGAATGGCCAGAGTTAGTTGGAGAG ACAGGTGATGTAGCAAGAAGTCAAATACTTAATGATTATCCAAACTTAAAG GTTTATATTATACCAGCTGATTCAGCAGTAACTGCAGACTTTGTTACAAATCGTGTCCGAATATTTGTTGACCAAGAAAACATCGTCACTCGGCCACCAAGGATTGGTTAG